Proteins from a single region of Sphingomonas morindae:
- the dksA gene encoding RNA polymerase-binding protein DksA has translation MATAVETMDDGAKGDSVFLPDDYRPSDDEPFMGPRQQAYFRRKLLIWKDSILEEARGTLAQLQTDSLREPDITDRASSETDWSIELRTRDRQRKLISKIDAALRRIEEGEYGYCEVSGEPISLARLEARPIATMTVEAQQRHERNEKITRDD, from the coding sequence ATGGCGACGGCAGTGGAAACGATGGATGACGGGGCGAAAGGCGACAGCGTCTTTCTTCCCGACGATTACCGACCGAGTGACGACGAGCCTTTCATGGGTCCGCGCCAGCAGGCCTATTTCCGGCGCAAGCTTTTGATCTGGAAAGACTCGATTCTTGAGGAGGCGCGCGGCACCCTGGCCCAGCTGCAGACGGATTCGCTGCGCGAGCCGGACATCACCGACCGCGCCTCGAGCGAGACGGACTGGTCGATCGAGCTGCGCACGCGCGACCGGCAGCGCAAGCTGATCTCCAAGATCGATGCGGCGCTGCGCCGGATCGAGGAAGGCGAATATGGCTATTGCGAGGTGAGCGGCGAACCCATCTCGCTCGCCCGCCTCGAGGCGCGGCCGATCGCGACGATGACGGTGGAAGCGCAGCAACGGCACGAGCGAAACGAGAAAATCACGCGCGACGACTGA
- a CDS encoding PilZ domain-containing protein, with translation MIVDDTAGSGRASDSSDSQRRDERDSLLILARLQPDQGGAVATVRVRNVSSGGLMAEAPDGYHPGTRVLVELDGIGVVAGAVAWAEAGRIGIAFDHPIDKARARKPVAGATAPTESGLFRPVTDFRRPAVKPR, from the coding sequence ATGATCGTTGATGACACCGCCGGCAGCGGCCGCGCGTCGGACAGCAGCGATTCGCAGCGGCGGGACGAGCGCGACAGCCTGCTCATCCTGGCGCGGCTCCAGCCGGACCAGGGCGGCGCGGTCGCCACGGTGCGGGTCCGCAACGTCTCGTCGGGCGGGCTGATGGCGGAAGCGCCGGACGGCTACCACCCGGGTACGCGCGTGCTGGTGGAGCTGGACGGGATCGGCGTGGTGGCGGGCGCGGTCGCCTGGGCCGAGGCGGGGCGGATCGGCATCGCCTTCGACCACCCGATCGACAAGGCCCGCGCGCGCAAGCCGGTGGCCGGCGCCACTGCGCCGACGGAGTCCGGCCTTTTCCGTCCGGTCACCGATTTCCGGCGGCCGGCGGTCAAGCCGCGCTGA
- the serS gene encoding serine--tRNA ligase: MHDIRTIRDDPAAFAAAMARRGAAFDVEQFVALDSGRRRAAQAAETAQAERNRLSKEIGKAFAGGDRAAGEALQGEVARLKDAIAAAEADEATAAESLKTLLETLPNSAAEGVPEGADEAGNVEQKRWGTPAEPDFPAREHDALGLRLGMDFDSAAAIAGARFVYLKGQVARLARALGQFMLDWQVERHGYTEVAPPLLVRANALYGTAQLPKFAEDLFHTTDDRWLIPTAEVSLTNYVAGKLLSEAELPLRFVALTPCFRAEAGAAGRDTRGMVRQHQFDKVELVSLTTPDASDAEHERMTAAAESVLEALGLPYRRMLLCTGDMGFSAARTYDLEVWLPGQRRYREISSCSTCRDFQARRMDARFRPAGETKGTRFLHSLNGSGLAVGRALVAVLENYQEADGAVRVPEMLRPYMGGVEALIPA; the protein is encoded by the coding sequence ATGCACGATATCCGCACGATCCGCGACGATCCCGCCGCCTTCGCCGCCGCCATGGCCCGGCGCGGCGCCGCCTTCGATGTCGAGCAATTCGTCGCGCTCGACAGCGGCCGCCGCCGCGCCGCCCAGGCCGCCGAGACCGCGCAGGCGGAGCGCAATCGCCTGTCCAAGGAGATCGGCAAGGCCTTTGCCGGCGGCGATCGCGCGGCGGGCGAGGCGCTGCAAGGCGAGGTGGCGCGGCTCAAGGATGCCATCGCCGCCGCCGAAGCCGACGAGGCCACCGCCGCCGAGTCCCTGAAGACGCTGCTGGAAACGCTGCCCAACAGCGCCGCCGAGGGCGTTCCCGAGGGCGCCGACGAGGCGGGGAATGTCGAGCAGAAACGCTGGGGCACGCCCGCCGAGCCCGATTTTCCCGCGCGCGAGCATGATGCGCTCGGCCTGCGGCTCGGCATGGATTTCGACAGCGCCGCCGCCATCGCCGGGGCGCGCTTCGTCTATCTCAAGGGCCAGGTGGCGCGGCTGGCGCGCGCGCTCGGCCAGTTCATGCTGGACTGGCAGGTCGAGCGGCACGGCTATACCGAGGTGGCGCCGCCGCTGCTGGTCCGCGCCAACGCGCTCTACGGCACCGCGCAGCTGCCGAAATTCGCCGAGGATCTGTTCCACACCACCGACGATCGCTGGCTGATCCCCACCGCCGAGGTGAGCCTCACCAATTATGTCGCGGGCAAGCTGCTGAGCGAGGCCGAGCTGCCGCTCCGCTTCGTGGCGCTCACCCCCTGTTTCCGCGCCGAGGCGGGCGCTGCGGGCCGGGATACGCGCGGCATGGTGCGCCAGCACCAGTTCGACAAGGTGGAGCTGGTCTCGCTCACCACCCCCGATGCCTCCGATGCCGAGCATGAGCGGATGACCGCCGCCGCCGAGAGCGTGCTCGAAGCCCTCGGCCTGCCCTATCGCCGCATGCTGCTCTGCACCGGCGACATGGGCTTCTCCGCCGCGCGCACCTATGATCTCGAAGTGTGGCTCCCCGGCCAGCGCCGCTATCGGGAGATTTCCTCCTGCTCCACCTGCCGCGATTTCCAGGCGCGGCGCATGGATGCGCGCTTCCGCCCCGCCGGCGAGACCAAGGGCACGCGCTTCCTCCACAGCCTCAACGGCTCGGGGCTGGCGGTGGGGCGCGCGCTCGTCGCGGTGCTCGAAAATTACCAGGAGGCCGATGGCGCGGTGCGCGTGCCCGAGATGCTCCGCCCCTATATGGGCGGGGTCGAGGCGCTGATCCCGGCCTGA
- a CDS encoding TonB-dependent receptor — protein MRHFLTAAATMTLLLPGAAWAADSEAKAAAAPADGRHETVPTDIVVTANARSRKDILSSVTVLSGETLQEIKRASIGETLASQPGVSATSFGPTASRPILRGLGGDRIRVLTDGIGSFDASATSADHAVAINPLTADRIEVIRGPAALLYGSSAIGGVVNVIDSRIPRRVPQEPIHAALDAGYGSAAQDRNVAGAADLPIGGHWVAHVDGSFDKSGDLETGGFVLSAPLRAQAAASDDPAIRALGGLRGKIPNTQARSWSVAGGLAYINDGGSIGLAVTRTASLYGVPIRYSLDPAIEDEQPRIDLRQTRVDFRAELTPHGPWLDTLRLRAGYADYRHDELEPDGAIATTFLNKGMEARLDFVQAKRGAWSGESGGQILTRDFSAIGDEKFLPPSHAEQYGLFTLQRLGLGALKLEAGGRIEHQDANAAADATLGNPRLERRLTTYSGSVGAGYTVAPGYRLGLNLTHSERAPSVEELFSNGPHGGTQAFEVGDTGLGKEKSNGAELTAHGGGTGYSIDLSAYYNHFSNFIYQTPTGEVRDDLPVYAYRSGAANQWGFEAAGEATLARLAGFTIKADGQADYVRITIRQVGPAPLIPPLRLRGGLSAGSDHWDLRGEAEHAFRHDRIAENETETPGYTLVNAAIAYRPRGTESPITLRLQANNLFDVVARRSTSLLKDYAPLAGRDIRLGVSVRI, from the coding sequence ATGCGGCATTTTCTTACGGCGGCGGCGACGATGACGCTGCTGCTGCCCGGCGCGGCATGGGCGGCCGACAGCGAGGCCAAGGCGGCCGCGGCGCCCGCCGACGGCCGGCACGAGACCGTCCCGACCGATATCGTGGTGACGGCCAATGCCCGCAGCCGGAAGGATATTCTCTCCAGCGTCACGGTGCTGAGCGGGGAGACGCTGCAGGAGATCAAGCGCGCCTCGATCGGCGAGACGCTCGCCAGCCAGCCGGGCGTCTCGGCGACCAGCTTCGGCCCGACCGCCTCGCGCCCGATCCTGCGCGGCCTGGGCGGGGATCGTATCCGCGTGCTCACCGACGGCATCGGCTCGTTCGACGCCTCGGCCACCAGCGCCGATCACGCGGTGGCGATCAATCCGCTCACCGCCGATCGCATCGAGGTGATTCGCGGCCCGGCGGCGCTGCTCTACGGCTCCTCGGCGATCGGCGGCGTCGTCAATGTCATCGATTCGCGCATCCCGCGCCGCGTGCCGCAAGAGCCCATCCATGCCGCGCTCGACGCCGGCTATGGCAGCGCCGCGCAGGACCGCAATGTCGCCGGCGCGGCGGATCTGCCGATCGGCGGCCATTGGGTGGCGCATGTCGATGGCAGCTTCGACAAGAGCGGCGATCTCGAGACCGGCGGCTTCGTGCTCAGCGCGCCGCTGCGCGCCCAGGCGGCCGCCTCCGACGATCCCGCCATCCGTGCGCTCGGCGGGCTGCGCGGCAAGATCCCCAACACTCAGGCGCGCAGCTGGTCGGTCGCGGGCGGGCTCGCTTATATCAACGATGGCGGTTCGATCGGGCTGGCGGTGACGCGCACCGCCAGCCTCTATGGCGTGCCGATCCGCTACAGCCTGGATCCCGCGATCGAGGATGAACAGCCCCGCATCGATCTGCGGCAGACCCGCGTCGATTTCCGCGCGGAGCTGACCCCGCACGGCCCCTGGCTGGATACGCTGCGGCTGCGCGCGGGCTATGCCGATTATCGCCATGACGAGCTGGAGCCCGATGGCGCGATCGCCACCACCTTCCTCAACAAGGGGATGGAGGCGCGGCTCGATTTCGTTCAGGCCAAGCGCGGCGCCTGGAGCGGCGAGAGCGGCGGCCAGATCCTCACGCGCGATTTCAGCGCCATTGGCGACGAGAAATTCCTGCCGCCGAGCCATGCCGAGCAATATGGCCTGTTCACGCTGCAGCGGCTCGGGCTGGGCGCGCTGAAGCTGGAGGCGGGCGGCCGGATCGAGCATCAGGACGCCAACGCCGCCGCCGACGCCACGCTCGGCAACCCCCGGCTGGAGCGGCGACTCACCACCTATTCCGGATCGGTCGGCGCCGGTTACACGGTGGCGCCGGGCTATCGGCTGGGCCTCAACCTCACGCATAGCGAGCGGGCGCCTTCGGTGGAGGAGCTGTTCTCCAATGGGCCGCATGGCGGCACCCAGGCCTTCGAGGTGGGCGATACCGGGCTCGGCAAGGAGAAGAGCAACGGCGCCGAGCTGACGGCGCATGGCGGCGGCACCGGCTATTCGATCGATCTCTCCGCCTATTACAACCACTTCTCGAACTTCATCTACCAGACGCCGACGGGCGAGGTGCGAGACGATCTGCCCGTCTACGCCTATCGCAGCGGCGCCGCGAACCAATGGGGATTCGAGGCGGCGGGCGAGGCGACGCTGGCGCGACTCGCCGGCTTCACGATCAAGGCCGACGGGCAGGCGGATTATGTCCGCATCACCATCCGCCAGGTCGGGCCGGCGCCGCTGATCCCGCCCTTGCGGCTGCGCGGCGGCCTTTCGGCCGGATCCGACCATTGGGACCTGCGGGGCGAGGCGGAACATGCCTTCCGCCACGATCGCATCGCCGAGAACGAGACGGAAACGCCCGGCTATACGCTGGTGAACGCCGCCATCGCCTATCGCCCGCGCGGCACCGAGTCGCCGATCACGCTGCGGCTCCAGGCCAATAATCTGTTCGACGTGGTGGCGCGCCGCTCCACCTCGCTGCTCAAGGATTATGCGCCGCTCGCGGGGCGCGATATCCGGCTTGGCGTGTCCGTGCGGATCTGA
- a CDS encoding YdcH family protein, whose translation MDGDEGERRLAMLRAEHRDLDDAIQALGALGQPDQIQIARLKKRKLRLKDEIAALQDSIIPDIIA comes from the coding sequence ATGGATGGTGATGAGGGCGAACGCCGGCTGGCCATGCTGCGCGCGGAGCATCGGGATCTCGACGATGCCATCCAGGCGCTGGGCGCGCTCGGCCAGCCCGACCAGATCCAGATCGCGCGGTTGAAGAAGCGCAAGCTCCGCCTCAAGGACGAAATCGCGGCGCTCCAGGATTCGATCATACCCGACATCATCGCCTGA
- a CDS encoding LysM peptidoglycan-binding domain-containing M23 family metallopeptidase, whose amino-acid sequence MASVSRGVAALAAAMLVSGCIPQMGGDRPYRPVPPPPAPPPSAPPPSPPPHRASPRTVRQPAPAWATRPVTPDAATIPDSVYVVRAGDTLRSIGNRTGAGSEAIARANHLAPPFLVRTGQRLTIPGGRYHLVRAGESGVAIARAYGVSWSDVATINDLQPPYILRTGQRLQLPSAREVAAMSLEDRARAFQLDIDDLATGSEPAIAPSEAPARPSASPARPVPTSKAVAEPSRFAGRFDWPLTGAIIGRFGPAGDGRRNDGINIAAERGTPIRAAADGVVAYAGSAIAVYGGLILLKHGDGWITAYGHAEDILVTRGQAVKRGEVIGHAGATGSVNRPQLHFEMRAKRTPVDPLRYLPARG is encoded by the coding sequence ATGGCGTCAGTCTCGCGCGGAGTGGCCGCGCTCGCCGCCGCCATGCTGGTGAGCGGCTGCATCCCCCAGATGGGCGGGGATCGTCCCTATCGGCCGGTGCCGCCCCCGCCCGCGCCGCCGCCCTCCGCGCCTCCGCCCAGCCCGCCGCCCCATCGGGCGTCGCCGCGCACCGTCCGCCAGCCCGCCCCCGCCTGGGCGACGCGGCCGGTGACGCCCGACGCCGCGACCATTCCCGACTCCGTCTATGTCGTGCGCGCCGGCGATACGCTGCGCAGCATCGGCAACCGCACCGGCGCCGGCTCGGAGGCGATCGCGCGCGCCAATCATCTCGCCCCGCCCTTCCTGGTCCGCACCGGCCAGCGGCTGACCATCCCCGGCGGCCGCTACCATCTCGTCCGCGCCGGCGAGAGCGGCGTCGCGATCGCGCGCGCCTATGGCGTGTCCTGGTCCGACGTGGCGACGATCAACGATCTGCAGCCGCCCTACATTCTACGCACCGGCCAGCGGCTGCAGCTGCCGAGCGCGCGCGAGGTGGCGGCGATGTCGCTCGAGGATCGCGCCCGCGCCTTCCAGCTCGACATCGACGATCTCGCCACCGGGTCCGAGCCGGCGATCGCGCCCAGCGAGGCGCCCGCGCGGCCCAGCGCCTCGCCCGCGCGCCCGGTGCCGACCAGCAAGGCCGTGGCCGAGCCGAGCCGCTTCGCCGGCCGCTTCGACTGGCCGCTGACCGGCGCCATCATCGGCCGCTTCGGCCCCGCCGGCGATGGCCGCCGCAACGACGGCATCAACATCGCCGCCGAGCGCGGCACGCCGATCCGCGCCGCCGCCGATGGCGTGGTCGCCTATGCGGGGTCGGCGATCGCCGTCTATGGCGGCCTCATCCTGCTCAAGCATGGCGATGGCTGGATCACCGCCTATGGCCATGCCGAGGATATCCTCGTCACGCGCGGCCAGGCGGTGAAACGCGGCGAGGTGATCGGCCATGCCGGCGCC
- a CDS encoding YdcH family protein: protein MQNSYSTSLQARHAGLDARIAEETRRPSPDQGIIAELKKQKLKIKEALARL, encoded by the coding sequence ATGCAGAATTCGTATTCCACCAGCCTGCAGGCCCGTCATGCCGGGCTTGATGCGCGAATCGCCGAGGAGACGCGCCGACCCAGTCCGGATCAGGGCATCATCGCCGAGCTGAAGAAGCAGAAGCTCAAGATCAAGGAAGCGCTCGCGCGGCTTTGA